The Schistocerca nitens isolate TAMUIC-IGC-003100 unplaced genomic scaffold, iqSchNite1.1 HiC_scaffold_376, whole genome shotgun sequence genome window below encodes:
- the LOC126229617 gene encoding uncharacterized protein LOC126229617 encodes MPRSSKVFKKVRKCQASRCSKDNLKTSPIITNGNDTSTKKASASRRKIDSCQSLDDCGSDTQATSGFRLIDLKILSDIISSACVCADCGAKSLRLYDEENRIGIVCMLHLTCESCHSDTAFRTSASSNRIYEANMRLIYGMRCLGIGREGTRLFCGIMNMPQPSARYTTGNKTLLSALQEEVEENLKSSAKEAVKMNSELKTEADNTPDTDLCVSCDGTWMKRGHTSLYGVSSVISVDTGKILDVQVMSKYCYSCVLGKRAGEVEENKWQVEHKKVCCRNYSGSSGGMEPAAMKLMFHRSVEKYGVRYTKYLGDGDSSSFKTVLESEPYGPHCAIEKLECVGHVQKRMGGRLLKLKRELKGRKLEDGKLLGGPNRLTDKEIHSLQVYYGKAIRDNSGNLNNMQKAVWSIYFHKLSTDDKPVHNLCDISWCKFKQAERDGMNYSHKHSLPVAVLSAIKPTFRCLAEPDLLRKCVHGKTQNPNESYNSLIWKRCPKTTFVSTIIVEIAAYDACLVFNNGNLGRIKTLQRLGFHPGAFTYSILKDIDDKRVAAADITANKIEQQVNQRRQAKKRLLADEEEYAYGLH; translated from the coding sequence ATGCCGCGTTCTAGTAAGGTGTTTAAAAAGGTTAGAAAGTGTCAAGCTTCTCGATGTAGTAAAGACAACTTGAAAACCAGCCCCATAATAACAAATGGAAACGATACTTCAACCAAGAAAGCGAGTGCTTCGAGAAGGAAAATTGACAGCTGTCAATCACTTGATGATTGTGGCTCAGACACTCAAGCTACTAGTGGTTTTAggcttattgatttgaaaatactaTCTGATATTATATCATCTGCTTGTGTATGTGCTGACTGTGGTGCAAAAAGTTTGAGATTATATGACGAAGAAAACAGAATTGGAATAGTGTGTATGTTGCATCTTACTTGTGAAAGCTGTCATTCAGACACTGCTTTTAGAACTTCGGCATCAAGTAACCGGATATATGAAGCAAATATGCGTTTAATATATGGCATGAGATGTTTGGGCATAGGCAGGGAAGGTACCAGACTGTTTTGTGGGATCATGAACATGCCACAACCAAGTGCTAGGTACACCACTGGAAATAAAACACTGCTAAGTGCTCTTCAAGAGGAAGTGGAAGAAAACTTGAAGTCCTCTGCAAAGGAAGCTGTGAAGATGAATAGTGAACTAAAGACAGAAGCAGATAACACGCCAGACACCGATTTGTGTGTGTCATGTGATGGAACGTGGATGAAGCGTGGACATACATCACTGTATGGAGTATCATCTGTCATTAGTGTTGATACTGGAAAAATTCTTGACGTTCAGGTAATGAGCAAATATTGCTATAGCTGTGTACTCGGAAAGAGAGCTggtgaagtggaagaaaataagtggCAGGTTGAACACAAGAAAGTGTGCTGTAGAAATTATTCTGGTTCTAGTGGTGGAATGGAACCTGCAGCTATGAAACTTATGTTCCATCGAAGTGTGGAAAAGTACGGTGTTAGATACacaaaataccttggtgatggtgactcCAGCTCCTTCAAAACTGTTTTGGAAAGTGAACCTTATGGTCCCCATTGTgctatagaaaagttggaatgtgttggacaTGTGCAAAAACGAATGGGaggcagacttttaaaattgaaacGTGAATTGAAGGGCAGgaaacttgaggatggaaaactttTAGGTGGTCCCAACAGACTCACAGACAAAGAAATTCATTCTTTACAAGTGTACTATGGCAAGGCAATAAGGGACAACAGTGGAAATTTGAATAACATGCAGAAGGCTGTGTGGTCTATTTATTTTCATAAACTATCCACAGATGACAAACCTGTACataatttgtgtgacatatcgtgGTGCAAATTCAAGCAGGCTGAGCGTGATGGCATGAACTATTCACACAAGCACAGTTTACCTGTGGCTGTTTTAAGTGCTATAAAACCAACATTTAGGTGTTTAGCAGAGCCAGACCTCCTACGAAAGTGTgtgcatggaaagacacaaaacccTAATGAAAGTTACAACTCACTGATTTGGAAACGTTGCCCAAAAACAACATTTGTTTCAACAATTATTGTTGAAATTGCTGCATatgatgcttgtttagtttttaacaaTGGTAATCTTGGAAGAATAAAAACTCTACAGAGGCTAGGATTTCATCCAGGAGCTTTCACCTATTCAATATTGAAGGACATCGATGACAAAAGAGTTGCTGCGGCTGATATTACAGCCAATAAAATTGAACAGCAGGTTAACCAAAGAAGACAAGCAAAGAAGAGACTGCTTGCAGATGAAGAGGAGTATGCATATGGCTTGCACTAG